A genomic region of Luteibacter aegosomatissinici contains the following coding sequences:
- the dapE gene encoding succinyl-diaminopimelate desuccinylase, whose protein sequence is MSDVLELTRDLIARRSVTPEDAGCLPLIAGRLAALGFRIEHLRFGDVDNLWATHGTEGPVLAFLGHTDVVPSGPEEHWATPPFVPTERDGMLYGRGAADMKGSVAAMVVALERFVGTHPDHAGTVGLLLTSDEEGVALHGVREVVAHFEATGQRIDYCVVGEPSAKARLGDLIRVGRRGSLSATITVRGIQGHVAYPEKARNPIHTFAPALAALAAERWDEGNGDFPPTSFQVSNINAGTGANNVIPGDLVALVNWRFSTASTADGLRTRAEALLSAHGVDYTADWHLSGHPFLATPGGRLRDVVAAVCRELCGLDPEQSTGGGTSDGRFIAPMGAEVIELGPVNATIHKVDECVSIADLQRLPDLYALICQRMLTP, encoded by the coding sequence ATGTCCGATGTCCTCGAGCTCACCCGTGACCTGATCGCCCGTCGTTCCGTGACGCCCGAGGATGCCGGCTGCCTGCCGCTGATCGCCGGGCGCCTCGCGGCGCTCGGCTTCCGCATCGAGCACCTGCGCTTCGGCGATGTCGATAACCTGTGGGCCACGCACGGCACGGAAGGGCCCGTGCTCGCCTTCCTGGGCCACACGGATGTCGTACCGAGCGGCCCGGAAGAGCACTGGGCCACGCCGCCGTTCGTCCCCACCGAGCGCGACGGCATGCTCTACGGTCGCGGCGCGGCGGATATGAAAGGCTCCGTGGCAGCGATGGTCGTGGCGCTGGAGCGATTCGTAGGCACGCACCCCGATCACGCGGGCACCGTCGGCCTGTTGTTGACCTCCGACGAGGAGGGCGTGGCGTTGCATGGTGTCCGCGAGGTGGTCGCCCATTTCGAGGCCACCGGCCAGCGCATTGATTATTGCGTGGTCGGCGAGCCCTCGGCGAAGGCGCGGCTGGGCGACCTGATCCGTGTGGGACGCCGTGGGTCGCTATCGGCCACGATCACGGTGCGCGGTATCCAGGGCCACGTGGCTTACCCGGAGAAGGCAAGGAATCCGATCCACACGTTCGCTCCCGCCCTTGCCGCACTCGCGGCCGAGCGCTGGGATGAGGGCAATGGCGATTTTCCGCCCACGTCGTTCCAGGTCTCGAACATCAACGCCGGTACGGGCGCCAACAACGTGATCCCCGGCGATCTGGTCGCGCTGGTGAACTGGCGTTTCTCCACAGCCAGCACGGCCGATGGGCTGCGCACACGCGCCGAGGCCCTGTTGTCGGCACACGGGGTGGACTACACCGCGGATTGGCATTTGTCCGGACATCCCTTCCTGGCCACGCCGGGCGGCCGGTTACGGGACGTCGTCGCGGCCGTGTGCCGCGAGCTTTGCGGGCTGGATCCTGAGCAGAGCACGGGCGGCGGCACGAGCGATGGCCGCTTCATCGCGCCCATGGGGGCCGAAGTGATTGAGCTGGGACCGGTGAATGCGACGATCCACAAAGTGGATGAGTGCGTGTCCATCGCCGACCTGCAGCGGCTGCCAGACCTCTACGCATTGATCTGTCAGCGCATGCTCACGCCGTAG
- a CDS encoding arsenate reductase gives MAVTIYGLPTCDTCKKARNWLDRFGVEYTFVDYRANPVPPGTLKAWSEKVGGWEKLVNKASTTWRTLLPQRKDPRTDPEWTLLLKEYPALIKRPVLVHGDDVAVGFTDNAYKKRFGA, from the coding sequence ATGGCAGTCACGATCTACGGGTTGCCCACCTGCGATACCTGCAAGAAGGCGCGTAACTGGCTCGATCGCTTCGGTGTCGAGTACACGTTCGTGGATTACCGCGCCAACCCGGTGCCGCCGGGCACGCTGAAGGCGTGGTCGGAAAAGGTGGGCGGCTGGGAGAAGCTGGTCAACAAGGCGTCCACGACCTGGCGCACGCTCCTGCCCCAGCGTAAGGATCCACGCACCGACCCGGAGTGGACCCTGTTGCTGAAGGAATACCCCGCACTCATCAAGCGGCCGGTGCTGGTCCATGGTGACGATGTCGCCGTGGGCTTTACGGACAACGCCTACAAGAAGCGCTTCGGTGCCTGA
- the dapD gene encoding 2,3,4,5-tetrahydropyridine-2,6-dicarboxylate N-succinyltransferase: MMRVSPRSASASKTSSSSPTEATRRYRPSGRRSCASACCATSVSKPPGLPLMQMQTLESVIEDAFERRADLTQSEIESGLRDTVDQVLNLLESGERRVAEPDGKGGWVTHAWLKKAVLLYFRMNGNRVMDGGPSSAFDKVPLRFTDGDATEYANLGARVVPGALVRRGAHIAKDAVLMPSYTNIGAYVGAGTMVDTWATVGSCAQIGAGVHLSGGVGIGGVLEPLQANPTIIEDNCFIGARSEVVEGVIVEKGSVIGMGVFLGQSTRIYNRATGEISYGRVPAGSVVVAGSLPAKDGSHSLYAAIIVKQVDEKTRSKTGINELLRSGD; encoded by the coding sequence ATGATGCGCGTATCGCCACGTTCGGCGAGCGCGTCGAAGACTTCTTCCAGCTCACCGACCGAAGCAACGCGCCGTTATCGCCCGAGCGGCAGGAGATCCTGCGCGAGTGCCTGCTGCGCCACATCGGTTTCGAAACCCCCAGGACTACCCTTGATGCAAATGCAAACGCTTGAATCCGTGATCGAAGACGCCTTTGAGCGTCGCGCTGACCTGACCCAGTCCGAAATTGAAAGCGGCTTGCGCGACACCGTCGACCAGGTGCTCAACCTGCTTGAATCCGGTGAGCGCCGCGTGGCCGAGCCGGATGGCAAGGGTGGCTGGGTCACCCATGCGTGGCTGAAGAAGGCCGTGTTGCTGTACTTCCGCATGAACGGCAATCGCGTCATGGATGGCGGCCCGTCCAGCGCCTTCGACAAGGTGCCGCTGCGTTTCACCGATGGCGACGCGACCGAATACGCGAACCTCGGTGCCCGTGTCGTACCGGGTGCGCTGGTGCGCCGCGGCGCACATATCGCGAAAGATGCCGTGCTGATGCCGAGCTACACCAATATCGGCGCCTATGTCGGCGCTGGCACCATGGTCGATACCTGGGCCACCGTCGGTTCGTGCGCGCAGATCGGCGCGGGCGTGCACCTGTCCGGCGGCGTCGGCATCGGTGGCGTGCTCGAGCCGCTGCAGGCCAACCCCACCATCATTGAAGACAATTGCTTCATCGGCGCCCGCTCCGAAGTGGTCGAGGGTGTGATCGTCGAGAAGGGCTCGGTGATCGGCATGGGGGTGTTCCTCGGCCAGTCCACCCGTATCTACAACCGCGCCACCGGCGAAATCAGCTACGGCCGCGTGCCGGCCGGCAGCGTGGTCGTCGCGGGCAGCCTGCCCGCGAAGGATGGCAGCCATAGCCTGTACGCCGCGATCATCGTGAAGCAGGTGGACGAGAAGACCCGTTCCAAGACCGGTATCAACGAACTGCTGCGCAGCGGTGACTGA